One stretch of Eretmochelys imbricata isolate rEreImb1 chromosome 1, rEreImb1.hap1, whole genome shotgun sequence DNA includes these proteins:
- the CGGBP1 gene encoding CGG triplet repeat-binding protein 1: MERFGVKAPPSRNRSKTALYVTPRDRVTEFGSELHEDGGKLFCTSCNVVLNHVRKSAINDHLKSKTHTKRKAEFEEQSVRKKQRTLTASLQCNSATQTEKISVIQDFVKMCLEANIPLEKADHPSVRAFLSRHVKNGSSIPQSDQLRKMYLPDGYENENQLLSTEDC; encoded by the coding sequence ATGGAGCGATTTGGAGTGAAAGCTCCTCCTTCCCGTAACCGTTCTAAGACGGCTTTGTATGTGACCCCTCGGGATCGTGTAACCGAGTTTGGGAGTGAACTGCATGAAGATGGAGGGAAATTGTTCTGTACTTCCTGCAATGTGGTCCTGAATCACGTTCGCAAGTCTGCAATCAATGACCATCTCAAGTCTAAAACTCATACAAAGCGGAAGGCAGAGTTTGAAGAGCAGAGTGTCAGAAAGAAGCAGAGGACTCTGACTGCTTCTCTCCAATGCAACAGTGCTACTCAGACAGAGAAAATCAGTGTCATCCAGGACTTTGTGAAGATGTGCTTGGAAGCTAACATCCCACTTGAGAAAGCTGACCATCCATCGGTGCGAGCTTTCCTGTCTCGCCACGTGAAGAATGGTAGTTCCATTCCGCAGTCAGATCAGCTAAGGAAAATGTACCTGCCTGATGGATATGAGAATGAGAACCAGCTCCTCAGTACAGAAGACTGTTGA